Proteins co-encoded in one Acidithiobacillus caldus ATCC 51756 genomic window:
- a CDS encoding ABC transporter ATP-binding protein, which yields MAANPWQRPTTKNFSVLLKLLPFLRGRYGLFALYLLSLLLSAAGSLALPQGARFLLDHGIVQTRMLLIASIVLFILGLFTVTARAAREALATWIGQGIVADLRQQVFAHVLRLPAPFYESFRTGEVISRLSSDVTILRFGLAGVLGGALQSGLTLVGALLLMVTTLPLLVLPGFLILPPLVWINLRAGRLQRHYSRLEQDYLADLSAHTEESLNGIRVVQAMTQETAAEARYRADIVHLLEQVRRRIRVQVGASLVSGALIFGLLSVMLYLGGWLVVHGRAQMGMLAAFLIYALMATSSLSTLGSLWGQLGRLAGATERLLALLDETPEETRASAVEPPIPVAVSHKNPPASLRFVDVSFRYPSRPDIAALHHIDLDVAPGETLALVGASGAGKSTLFSLLLRHYLPETGHILLDGQDLRALRLHELRRQIAIVPQQAVIFSMSIADNIRMARPEATEAALRRAVQAARVDEFAERLPQGLQTHVGEKGVALSGGQRQRIAIARALLRDPRILILDEATSALDAENERLIQEALALLTADRTTLVAAHRLATIVHAHRIAVLDAGHLIALGTHRELLRECEPYRHFAELQGLGSHGALSQAPDTEESGFYIR from the coding sequence GTGGCTGCCAACCCCTGGCAACGACCCACCACCAAGAACTTTTCGGTTCTGCTGAAGCTCCTGCCTTTCCTGCGCGGTCGCTACGGACTCTTTGCCCTCTATCTGCTATCGCTCCTGCTGAGTGCTGCTGGGAGTCTCGCCTTGCCGCAAGGCGCTCGGTTCCTACTGGACCACGGCATCGTCCAGACCCGGATGCTGCTTATCGCCAGCATCGTCCTGTTCATTCTCGGCCTTTTTACCGTCACCGCGCGGGCCGCGCGCGAGGCCCTGGCCACCTGGATCGGCCAGGGTATCGTCGCCGATCTGCGGCAGCAGGTCTTTGCCCACGTCCTGCGGCTACCCGCGCCCTTCTACGAGAGCTTCCGTACCGGTGAGGTCATCTCCCGGCTCAGCAGCGACGTCACCATCCTGCGCTTTGGCCTTGCCGGTGTACTCGGCGGCGCCCTGCAAAGTGGTCTGACCCTGGTGGGTGCGTTGCTGCTGATGGTGACCACGCTTCCTCTCTTGGTGCTGCCGGGCTTCCTGATCCTGCCACCCCTGGTGTGGATCAATCTGCGTGCAGGCCGTCTGCAGCGGCATTACAGCCGGCTTGAACAGGATTACCTTGCCGACCTGTCGGCGCACACCGAAGAAAGTCTGAACGGTATCCGGGTGGTACAAGCCATGACCCAGGAGACGGCAGCGGAGGCGCGCTACCGCGCCGATATCGTCCATCTGTTGGAGCAGGTGCGGCGACGGATTCGCGTTCAGGTCGGCGCCAGCCTGGTCAGCGGCGCACTGATATTCGGTCTGCTCAGCGTCATGTTGTACTTGGGCGGCTGGCTGGTGGTGCACGGCCGCGCCCAAATGGGCATGCTTGCTGCCTTCCTCATCTACGCCCTCATGGCCACCTCGAGCCTGTCCACCCTGGGCAGCCTGTGGGGACAGTTGGGGCGCCTGGCTGGCGCTACGGAACGCCTCCTGGCCCTGCTGGACGAAACTCCCGAGGAGACCAGAGCCAGCGCCGTGGAGCCCCCCATTCCGGTCGCCGTCAGCCACAAGAATCCCCCTGCCAGTCTGCGCTTCGTCGACGTTTCCTTCCGCTATCCCAGTCGCCCCGACATCGCCGCACTGCACCACATCGACCTCGATGTCGCCCCGGGCGAGACCCTGGCCCTGGTGGGCGCCTCCGGAGCCGGCAAGAGCACGCTCTTCAGCCTGCTCCTGCGCCATTATCTACCCGAGACCGGACACATCCTGCTGGACGGCCAGGATCTGCGGGCCTTGCGCCTGCATGAGCTGCGTCGCCAGATCGCCATCGTCCCCCAACAGGCGGTGATTTTCTCCATGAGCATTGCCGACAATATCCGCATGGCCCGACCCGAGGCTACGGAAGCGGCCCTCCGCCGGGCGGTACAGGCGGCGCGGGTGGACGAGTTTGCCGAGCGACTCCCTCAGGGACTGCAGACCCACGTCGGCGAAAAAGGGGTGGCGCTTTCTGGCGGTCAGCGCCAGCGCATTGCCATCGCCCGCGCGCTTCTGCGCGATCCACGCATACTCATTCTGGATGAGGCCACCAGTGCCCTGGACGCGGAAAACGAGCGGCTCATACAGGAAGCGCTGGCGCTCTTGACTGCCGACCGTACCACCCTGGTGGCTGCACATCGCTTGGCGACCATCGTCCACGCCCATCGCATCGCCGTCCTGGATGCCGGGCATCTCATCGCCCTTGGCACACATAGGGAGCTCCTGCGCGAGTGTGAACCATACCGCCACTTCGCCGAGTTGCAAGGCTTGGGCTCTCATGGGGCACTGTCGCAAGCTCCCGACACGGAGGAATCAGGTTTTTACATCAGATAG
- a CDS encoding DUF3501 family protein: MEKLQRADLWSLEHYAEKRAGFRQQVMEHKSRRRLPLGEHATLYFEDRLSIQYQVQEMLRVERIFEPAAIEEELAAYNPLIPDGDNWKATFMLEYPDRAERQQRCRELVGIEHRVWVQIGEGERVYAIADEDLSRATEDKTSAVHFLRFQLNAEQKRQALDGAPLHFGVDHPLYQTQVLPPEPVRQALCADLH; encoded by the coding sequence ATGGAAAAGCTGCAACGTGCCGATCTCTGGAGCCTGGAGCACTACGCCGAAAAGCGCGCCGGATTTCGCCAGCAGGTCATGGAGCACAAGAGTCGGCGTCGCCTGCCCCTCGGCGAGCACGCCACCCTTTACTTCGAAGACCGCCTGAGCATCCAATACCAGGTGCAGGAGATGCTGCGTGTCGAGCGGATCTTCGAGCCGGCGGCCATCGAGGAGGAGTTGGCGGCCTACAATCCTTTGATTCCTGATGGCGACAACTGGAAGGCCACCTTCATGCTGGAATATCCGGATCGCGCAGAACGCCAGCAGCGCTGCCGCGAACTCGTCGGGATCGAGCACCGCGTTTGGGTGCAGATCGGTGAAGGTGAGCGCGTCTACGCCATTGCCGACGAAGACCTGTCGCGGGCGACGGAGGACAAAACCTCCGCTGTGCATTTTCTGCGTTTTCAGCTGAATGCCGAACAGAAACGCCAGGCCCTGGATGGCGCGCCCCTGCACTTTGGTGTCGACCATCCGCTGTACCAGACGCAGGTATTGCCGCCGGAGCCCGTGCGTCAGGCCCTGTGCGCAGATCTCCACTGA
- a CDS encoding superinfection immunity protein has protein sequence MIHWLFYSPQGFDVLLLLGTGLGIVIYLLPSLLSWAAGSPRSGLIAMNVLLGWTLVFWLVAFIWAIRLWANGPSEPESERHTDRRREPRLG, from the coding sequence ATGATACATTGGCTGTTCTATAGTCCTCAGGGCTTTGACGTCCTGTTGCTTCTGGGCACCGGTTTGGGGATCGTCATCTATCTGCTGCCAAGCCTCCTTTCCTGGGCTGCAGGAAGCCCCCGTTCTGGACTTATCGCCATGAACGTCTTGCTGGGATGGACCCTGGTATTCTGGTTGGTGGCTTTCATATGGGCAATTCGCCTCTGGGCGAACGGTCCGTCTGAACCGGAATCGGAGCGGCACACCGATCGTCGTCGTGAACCACGCCTGGGCTGA
- a CDS encoding SDR family NAD(P)-dependent oxidoreductase, with protein MTTPERKTAVVTGASSGFGAAIAQVLLREGYQVIWAARRRERLEQLAAQHGGIPKVLDVASSASVAEFARSVPGPVHVLVNNAGGALGLEPITEFREEHWEQMWQSNVLGLARVTKALWPQLRAAPLATVINIGSVAGSETYPGGSGYTACKHAVRAISETMRLEWLGLPIRVTEIDPGLAETEFSLVRFAGDSERARAVYAGLEPLHAEDIAEAVRWILSLPAHVNVDRLVIKPRAQARVDKIFREDH; from the coding sequence ATGACCACACCAGAACGCAAAACGGCTGTCGTGACCGGAGCTTCCTCAGGCTTTGGTGCGGCCATCGCCCAGGTGCTGCTACGGGAGGGCTACCAGGTGATCTGGGCAGCCCGGCGCAGGGAGCGTCTGGAGCAACTGGCCGCCCAGCACGGCGGCATCCCCAAGGTGCTGGATGTCGCCTCCAGCGCTTCCGTGGCGGAATTCGCGCGCAGCGTCCCGGGGCCGGTACACGTACTCGTCAACAATGCCGGTGGTGCCTTGGGCCTCGAGCCCATCACCGAATTCCGCGAGGAACACTGGGAGCAGATGTGGCAGAGCAACGTCCTCGGTCTTGCGCGAGTCACCAAGGCACTGTGGCCGCAACTGCGCGCTGCACCCTTGGCGACGGTCATCAACATCGGCTCCGTTGCCGGCTCCGAGACCTACCCCGGTGGTTCGGGATATACGGCCTGCAAACACGCCGTGCGCGCCATCAGCGAGACCATGCGCCTGGAATGGCTCGGTTTGCCCATTCGGGTGACGGAAATCGACCCGGGTCTGGCAGAGACGGAATTTTCGCTGGTGCGTTTTGCCGGCGACAGCGAACGGGCACGCGCCGTGTATGCTGGGCTCGAGCCCCTGCATGCCGAGGATATTGCCGAAGCCGTGCGCTGGATACTCTCCCTGCCGGCCCACGTCAATGTCGATCGCCTGGTGATCAAGCCGCGGGCGCAGGCGCGGGTGGACAAGATCTTCCGCGAGGATCACTGA
- a CDS encoding oxidoreductase: MQDKASEPTQKDLFAPWQLGAFRLRNRIGLAPMTRMSAEKDSIPRQDVLDFLVRRAENGVALITTEAIVSDYESAQGYPGQARLLTQRQINAWATVNERIRAAGSVSILQIFHCGRVAWPEVNPAQRTIAPSAIAPRQNNPLTQAPYPIPDAMSAYDIQHSIQGFVETVKGAMAAGFDGVEIHGAHGYLISQFLSSYSNRREDAYGGSLDQRFRYAREVVEAVRPWVPQDKLLLFRISNWGVVDMDVSLFADAEEWKALIAHIDALPIDAISVSTYRFSDEAFGSGMNMAQLTRTATKKPIFICGQIYDRDTAEAALADADMVLSGKSLLLNPHWVQDIQARKALRPYRSEEANIAYTKEPLP, from the coding sequence GTGCAAGACAAGGCCTCGGAACCGACACAAAAGGATCTTTTCGCCCCCTGGCAGTTGGGGGCTTTTCGCTTGCGCAACCGCATCGGTCTTGCCCCCATGACCCGCATGTCCGCGGAAAAAGACAGCATTCCGCGCCAGGACGTGCTGGATTTTTTGGTGCGGCGGGCGGAAAACGGGGTGGCTCTCATTACGACGGAGGCCATCGTCAGCGATTACGAGAGCGCCCAGGGCTATCCGGGGCAGGCGCGTCTTCTCACCCAACGGCAGATCAATGCCTGGGCCACGGTCAACGAGCGCATCCGCGCCGCCGGCAGTGTCTCCATCCTGCAGATTTTTCACTGCGGACGGGTGGCCTGGCCGGAGGTCAACCCCGCCCAGCGCACCATCGCCCCCAGCGCCATCGCGCCGCGCCAGAACAATCCTTTGACCCAGGCGCCCTATCCCATCCCCGACGCCATGTCCGCCTACGACATCCAGCACAGCATCCAAGGCTTCGTCGAGACCGTCAAAGGGGCCATGGCGGCGGGTTTCGATGGGGTAGAAATTCACGGCGCCCACGGCTACCTCATCAGCCAATTCTTGTCGAGCTATAGCAATCGGCGGGAGGACGCTTACGGCGGCTCCCTCGACCAGCGTTTCCGTTACGCCCGCGAAGTGGTCGAAGCCGTGCGTCCCTGGGTGCCTCAGGATAAGTTGCTATTGTTCCGTATCTCCAATTGGGGTGTTGTGGATATGGACGTCTCCCTTTTTGCCGATGCCGAGGAATGGAAAGCGCTCATCGCCCACATCGATGCCTTGCCCATCGACGCCATCTCGGTATCCACCTACCGCTTTTCCGATGAGGCCTTTGGCAGCGGCATGAACATGGCCCAGCTGACCCGCACGGCGACGAAAAAACCCATCTTCATTTGCGGGCAGATTTACGATCGCGATACGGCGGAAGCGGCCCTGGCCGATGCCGATATGGTCCTTTCGGGAAAGTCTTTGCTGCTCAATCCCCACTGGGTGCAGGACATCCAAGCGCGCAAAGCGCTGCGCCCCTATCGCTCCGAGGAAGCGAACATCGCCTATACCAAGGAACCTCTACCGTGA
- a CDS encoding tetratricopeptide repeat protein has product MFRVSRKAFSWGVACCLLCAPEVWAAPAATPVSPGGGTQLQQLRRSAREGYAPAQYRLGLDYAAGNGVPQNLAKAIHWWRRAAKHLSAPAQLELGDAYAHGWGVPKNADLAVHYWKMAARDGHRNTARQAEKLLDGAV; this is encoded by the coding sequence ATGTTCAGAGTAAGCCGGAAGGCATTTTCCTGGGGCGTTGCGTGTTGCCTGCTTTGTGCACCGGAAGTCTGGGCCGCGCCCGCTGCCACCCCGGTGTCCCCTGGGGGGGGCACGCAACTGCAGCAGCTTCGGCGCAGCGCCCGTGAGGGGTACGCTCCGGCCCAGTATCGTCTGGGTCTCGACTATGCGGCCGGCAATGGAGTACCACAGAATCTTGCCAAAGCGATACATTGGTGGCGACGGGCGGCCAAGCATCTGAGTGCTCCGGCACAACTCGAACTCGGCGATGCCTACGCCCACGGCTGGGGGGTACCAAAAAATGCCGACTTGGCCGTCCATTACTGGAAAATGGCGGCGCGAGATGGTCATCGGAATACCGCTCGGCAGGCGGAAAAGCTCCTCGATGGGGCCGTCTGA
- a CDS encoding penicillin acylase family protein, which yields MVWRRMPFLGRREPIALGTRLERFPRHGLPLLAEVEIFWDEHQIPQIYAQNDGDLALAIGLVQCHLRETQLYLLRYLAEGRLGELLGPLLTPVDELIRCLDPGRAAPEILALLPDRTRHWLESFVTGLNAYAAAQDRRPPEFRWLGLQRRPWAPLDIVRMSRVIAADVHWLLFGRFLRQRRQAHWQRRWQRRLLAGSTHGATNTTTRAELASLFTVARSGSNALAVTEGAQGSTWLASDPHLGFALPNAWLLLGLHAPGMDAVGLAPVGIPFISIGRNRDLAWGGTNLRSLSSDLFAVKDDDICGKERVRLSRRFFPAKNVWRRWTTVGPLVSDTRLWPKGQEKVALAWMGHRPSDEFTPLLELMEAKEAGSLRRILATWSVPGLNFLAADRQGGVEHVYAATLPRRASAYPDLLRDPRDPRMRWTANPHQCPDRVRVQRTEAGAFYSTVMGSPAAADIAVSANDEPAGADFIGLFFSNPDRAERLRQLLRDRQGPLTKAQLMAWQRDVHSSRARALAQFLAEQLNGLPRADDLRHALQHWPGDYTVESRGASAFELLLAATLQELGHVDGIWKGESDWGVICRFFPEDLRALPSRQRRRLLTRAVALAQRRWHRHPRWGDLHRMHSAHWLASLPLLGRLLPGQQWPSGGSRETLMKVAHGLVRGPHRASFGAQARFLCRLEDMDDNHCVLLGGQDGWLGSAQFADQIPHWREGRYIQMPLRRETVVQRFPHRLELKGQ from the coding sequence ATGGTTTGGCGACGTATGCCCTTTCTCGGCAGGAGAGAACCCATCGCCCTGGGGACCAGACTGGAGCGGTTTCCACGCCATGGTCTCCCTCTGCTGGCCGAGGTGGAGATCTTCTGGGATGAACATCAGATCCCCCAGATCTATGCCCAGAACGATGGGGATCTGGCCCTTGCCATCGGCCTCGTGCAATGCCATCTGCGGGAAACGCAGCTCTACCTCCTGCGTTACCTGGCCGAGGGTCGCCTGGGCGAACTCCTGGGCCCGCTGCTCACCCCTGTGGACGAACTCATCCGCTGCCTGGATCCCGGCCGGGCTGCCCCGGAGATCCTCGCCTTGCTGCCCGACCGCACCCGGCACTGGCTGGAGTCCTTCGTCACCGGCCTCAATGCCTACGCTGCGGCACAAGATCGGCGACCACCGGAGTTTCGCTGGCTGGGTTTACAACGTCGCCCCTGGGCGCCGCTGGACATCGTCCGCATGAGCCGGGTCATCGCGGCCGACGTCCACTGGCTGCTTTTCGGGCGTTTTCTGCGGCAGCGTCGACAAGCCCACTGGCAACGTCGTTGGCAGCGGCGCTTGCTGGCGGGATCCACGCATGGTGCCACGAATACGACCACCAGGGCCGAATTGGCCTCTCTTTTCACCGTAGCCCGGAGTGGCAGCAACGCGCTGGCCGTGACCGAGGGTGCGCAGGGCAGCACCTGGCTGGCCAGCGATCCGCACCTGGGTTTCGCCCTGCCCAATGCCTGGCTGCTCCTGGGTCTCCATGCCCCGGGCATGGACGCCGTCGGTCTTGCTCCCGTAGGTATCCCCTTCATCAGCATCGGTCGTAACCGAGATCTGGCCTGGGGCGGGACCAATCTGCGCTCCTTGAGCAGCGATCTCTTTGCCGTGAAGGACGACGATATCTGCGGGAAAGAACGCGTTCGCCTCAGCCGACGCTTCTTCCCCGCCAAAAACGTCTGGCGACGCTGGACTACTGTAGGGCCGCTGGTCAGCGACACCCGCCTCTGGCCCAAAGGCCAGGAGAAAGTGGCTCTCGCCTGGATGGGCCACCGTCCCAGCGATGAGTTCACGCCCCTGCTGGAACTGATGGAGGCCAAGGAGGCAGGGAGTCTGCGCCGGATCCTGGCGACCTGGTCCGTGCCCGGTCTCAATTTTCTGGCAGCGGATCGCCAAGGCGGCGTGGAGCACGTCTACGCGGCGACCCTGCCACGGCGCGCCAGTGCCTATCCCGACCTCCTGCGCGATCCAAGGGACCCACGGATGCGCTGGACGGCCAACCCGCACCAATGCCCCGACCGTGTGCGGGTGCAGCGCACCGAAGCGGGTGCTTTCTACTCCACCGTCATGGGCAGTCCGGCGGCGGCGGACATCGCGGTCTCGGCCAACGACGAGCCCGCCGGTGCCGACTTCATCGGGCTCTTTTTCAGCAATCCCGATCGGGCGGAGCGCCTGCGTCAACTGCTTCGCGACCGTCAGGGACCCCTCACCAAAGCGCAGCTCATGGCCTGGCAACGGGATGTCCACTCCTCCAGGGCGCGGGCGCTCGCGCAATTTCTGGCGGAACAGCTGAACGGTCTGCCGCGCGCGGACGACCTACGCCATGCTCTGCAACACTGGCCCGGGGATTATACCGTCGAAAGCCGCGGCGCCAGCGCTTTTGAGCTGCTCCTGGCAGCCACACTCCAAGAGCTTGGGCATGTGGATGGGATCTGGAAAGGGGAATCGGATTGGGGGGTCATCTGCCGTTTTTTCCCCGAGGATCTTCGCGCTCTGCCGTCCCGCCAACGGCGGCGACTCCTGACACGTGCTGTGGCGCTGGCTCAGCGCCGCTGGCATCGCCATCCCCGCTGGGGTGACCTACACCGAATGCACAGTGCTCACTGGCTGGCATCGCTGCCCCTTCTGGGCCGCCTTTTGCCTGGCCAGCAATGGCCCAGCGGTGGTTCCCGCGAGACGCTCATGAAGGTGGCACATGGGCTGGTACGCGGCCCGCACCGCGCCAGCTTTGGCGCCCAGGCCCGTTTCCTCTGTCGCCTAGAAGATATGGACGACAACCACTGCGTGCTCCTGGGTGGTCAAGACGGCTGGCTGGGTAGCGCGCAGTTTGCCGATCAGATCCCACACTGGCGCGAAGGACGTTATATACAGATGCCTCTGCGGCGTGAGACGGTCGTCCAGCGCTTCCCTCACCGCCTGGAACTGAAAGGCCAATGA
- a CDS encoding GH3 family domain-containing protein yields MTEVPDRFFRHYARRRARYLDALDPVQCQQHLLLHLIGQARACRFAEDHDFARIQSVRDFQSRVPLRDYESFWHSYWEPEFPRIQNQTWSGRIPFFALSSGTSSGRSKYLPLSWTMLRAQRRAALDTLVWHQRACPWARPMRGRFFFLGGSTDLRSLAPGIRAGDLSGIAAATLPRWARPFVYPPRRLALLGDWEAKLRILAADSPGHDIRRLAGTPSWLLLLLRAVAAQVGNPPFPRLELLLHGGVPFAPYRPLFAPFLTGTRAELREVYAASEAFIASADGEPEAGLRLHLQHGAFFEFVPVAELGRERPRRHWLRDCVSGEDYALVLTTAAGLWSYLIGDVVRVLTRRPPRIHIVGRLQDYLSVFGEHLHPEELAAAVARAAATGGMPVAEWMVGPSFAEDRPGLGHHVFLLESAAPLPPSAELRPRLELMTKTLDEELRRRNADYDEHRALQLTPPELHVLAPGSFAHWLKTEGRLGGQNKVPRVVPDPQRFAQIWERLSKGESLCAAAPTGPTAGTEPSR; encoded by the coding sequence ATGACTGAAGTGCCGGATAGGTTCTTTCGACACTACGCCCGGCGTCGGGCCCGTTACCTCGATGCCCTGGACCCGGTGCAATGCCAGCAGCATCTCCTGCTGCACCTCATAGGTCAAGCGCGTGCCTGCCGTTTTGCCGAGGACCACGACTTCGCGCGGATCCAGAGCGTGCGCGATTTTCAGTCCCGGGTTCCCCTGCGCGATTATGAGTCTTTCTGGCATAGCTATTGGGAACCCGAATTTCCGCGGATCCAGAACCAAACCTGGTCTGGCCGCATCCCTTTTTTCGCCCTGAGTTCCGGAACGAGCAGTGGGCGCAGCAAGTATCTGCCCTTGAGTTGGACGATGCTGCGGGCCCAGCGGCGCGCCGCATTGGATACCTTGGTGTGGCATCAGCGCGCGTGCCCTTGGGCGCGGCCAATGCGTGGCCGCTTCTTTTTCTTGGGGGGAAGCACGGATCTGCGCTCCCTCGCTCCCGGCATCCGGGCTGGGGATCTGAGCGGCATCGCCGCCGCCACCCTACCCCGGTGGGCCCGCCCCTTTGTCTATCCGCCCCGACGGCTGGCCTTGCTTGGCGACTGGGAAGCAAAGCTCCGCATCCTCGCGGCGGATAGTCCTGGCCACGACATTCGTCGTTTGGCCGGGACGCCGAGCTGGCTCCTGCTCCTCCTCCGGGCGGTCGCCGCCCAGGTCGGCAACCCGCCTTTCCCAAGGCTTGAGCTGCTCCTGCACGGCGGCGTGCCCTTCGCCCCCTACCGGCCTTTGTTCGCCCCTTTCCTCACGGGCACCCGGGCCGAACTGCGGGAGGTCTACGCCGCCAGTGAAGCCTTCATCGCCAGCGCCGACGGCGAGCCCGAAGCAGGCCTGCGCCTGCACCTGCAACATGGCGCTTTTTTTGAATTCGTGCCCGTCGCGGAACTCGGTCGGGAACGGCCGCGTCGGCACTGGCTGCGGGATTGCGTCAGCGGCGAGGATTACGCTTTAGTCCTCACGACCGCCGCCGGCCTGTGGTCCTACCTCATCGGCGACGTCGTCCGCGTCCTCACGCGGCGACCGCCGCGCATTCACATCGTCGGACGCCTGCAGGATTACCTCTCGGTCTTCGGCGAGCATCTCCATCCCGAGGAGTTGGCTGCGGCCGTTGCGCGCGCCGCCGCCACAGGCGGCATGCCCGTCGCCGAGTGGATGGTCGGGCCGTCCTTCGCCGAGGACCGACCTGGCCTTGGTCATCACGTTTTTTTGCTGGAGTCCGCCGCTCCCTTGCCGCCTTCGGCCGAACTTCGGCCACGCCTCGAGCTCATGACGAAAACCCTCGACGAGGAACTGCGCCGGCGCAATGCCGATTACGACGAGCACCGTGCCCTGCAACTCACCCCTCCCGAGCTGCACGTCCTCGCCCCGGGGAGTTTCGCCCACTGGCTCAAGACCGAAGGCCGGCTGGGCGGCCAGAACAAAGTGCCTCGGGTGGTGCCGGACCCGCAGCGTTTTGCCCAAATTTGGGAGCGTCTCTCCAAGGGAGAGAGCCTTTGCGCCGCAGCGCCAACGGGACCGACGGCCGGAACCGAACCTTCACGGTAG
- the tilS gene encoding tRNA lysidine(34) synthetase TilS, with protein MRDDIEARLRRRLWLEWGLAPTRPVILAFSGGRDSTALFWALHAIGQDFVAAHVDHGWHPRSAEWAARCAEVAASAGVPFVLRQLGKDLCGEGPEDVARRGRYAALQSLLGPGQFLLTAQHRDDQAETFLLQALRGAGAAGLAAMPWRRPLGSGVLARPLLDCSGQTLQGYLHRRGLQWIEDPANRDPRFARSRVRRQFIPALVRCGWSDPATPIARSAANLADTLQVEADWFRRMWRDYCRACPEKGAEPRLSLAFLRTLPESLHRVFLRQYLRHRRLSPPNHEDLQTLLARTAQPAHGQRLAWPGVEAWVQGGWLWLWPADLHWGEGGPQGTWWPQAPEGVGSGFAWSFGGEAPAATRLHRLDPAVLARPLRWERPQPGMRYVDAAGHHRPLKKLLLEAGVPPFLRPQLPLLWDARDRLLLMLGFPRDKGLGETADGPLRLWPKPNDQWDFSLKFEEPGLGVR; from the coding sequence GTGAGGGACGACATCGAGGCGCGGTTGCGCCGCCGGCTGTGGCTCGAGTGGGGCCTTGCGCCGACAAGGCCGGTGATCCTCGCTTTCAGTGGCGGTCGCGATTCCACGGCACTCTTCTGGGCTTTACACGCCATTGGTCAGGATTTCGTGGCGGCCCACGTGGATCATGGCTGGCATCCCCGAAGTGCAGAATGGGCAGCGCGCTGTGCTGAGGTGGCGGCGTCCGCCGGCGTTCCCTTCGTCCTGCGCCAGCTGGGCAAGGATCTCTGTGGTGAGGGGCCCGAGGACGTGGCCCGGCGCGGTAGATATGCCGCCCTGCAGAGCCTCCTTGGGCCAGGACAATTCCTGCTCACGGCCCAGCATCGCGACGATCAGGCCGAGACCTTTCTCCTACAAGCCCTACGCGGCGCCGGCGCCGCCGGTCTCGCCGCCATGCCCTGGCGCCGACCTCTGGGTTCGGGCGTACTGGCGCGACCCTTGCTGGATTGCTCCGGGCAGACCTTGCAGGGCTATCTGCACCGCCGTGGACTGCAGTGGATCGAGGATCCGGCCAACCGCGATCCGCGCTTTGCCCGCAGTCGGGTGCGGCGGCAATTCATACCGGCCTTGGTCCGTTGCGGTTGGTCCGATCCGGCCACGCCCATCGCCCGCAGTGCCGCCAATCTTGCCGATACGCTCCAGGTAGAAGCGGACTGGTTTCGCCGGATGTGGCGGGATTACTGCCGAGCATGCCCGGAGAAAGGGGCTGAGCCGCGCCTCTCCCTGGCTTTTTTGCGGACGCTGCCGGAGTCGCTGCACCGCGTGTTTTTGCGCCAGTACCTGCGCCATCGTCGCTTGTCGCCCCCCAATCACGAAGATTTGCAGACCCTGCTGGCGCGCACGGCGCAACCTGCCCACGGTCAGCGTCTAGCCTGGCCGGGAGTGGAGGCCTGGGTGCAGGGAGGCTGGCTGTGGCTGTGGCCAGCAGACCTCCACTGGGGCGAAGGCGGTCCCCAGGGCACCTGGTGGCCGCAAGCACCGGAAGGTGTCGGCTCGGGGTTTGCCTGGAGTTTTGGGGGAGAGGCGCCCGCGGCGACGCGCCTGCATCGGCTGGACCCCGCCGTGCTTGCGCGACCGCTGCGCTGGGAGCGTCCGCAGCCGGGCATGCGCTATGTGGACGCGGCGGGACACCATCGTCCCCTCAAGAAACTGTTGTTGGAGGCGGGCGTTCCACCCTTTCTCAGACCGCAACTGCCCCTGCTTTGGGATGCTCGGGATCGTCTGTTGCTGATGCTGGGGTTCCCCCGCGACAAAGGTCTGGGCGAAACGGCGGATGGGCCCCTGCGGCTCTGGCCGAAGCCGAATGACCAATGGGATTTTTCCCTGAAGTTCGAGGAACCGGGTCTCGGAGTGCGATGA